GGGTGACCTATACTCAAAAAATGTTGGGAACACGGTGTCTCGACCAAGCCTTGTCTATTCTGTGATCGTTTCCTCCACAGGAAACCCACTTCTTCAGCTTTAAAGGCAACATCCTGAGGCAGGAGAACGCCTTTCTACCccagaacaaaaacatacactctctctttctctctgtctccgtctctcttaCTCAAGTAGTGGACAGGATGATTGAGGTGGACAGGCACTGAGAGGGGAGAAACTGATGTAGGGTGTCCACTAATATCCTTTAGATTGTCAGTTGCTGGCTACGTGCCATTAAACACATTAACTCTTCTGCTATTTTTAAACATGCTTTTCAACACatgaatattgtttttactaTGTAAGTATGCATACTCAAAAAGTAGGTTTCCCCAAGGTAAACCAACACATTTTTGGgggcttttttgtgttttagggttagggttagggttttgCTGAGGTTAGGATAAGGGTTTGGGTTAGCAATGTAATTATTATTGATAAGGTTACATTAGTGTTAGTCTCCAGAgcatgaatgtaagtcaatgcaatgtcctcctaagtgacaaaaacaagacttagtgtgtgtgtgtgtgtgtgtgtgtctgattttaAAAGAGTGAGTTGATTGAcaatcaaattaaacaaattaaaaccacagaaagagagagcagataAACAGCCCTGTGGAACAAAGCACATTTATGGcagtaaaacaaatgtagagcttaaataaaatgcagtttcactgaaaacatttcCCCTGAACTTAAAATGACTTATTTCATTAATACAGTTTGCAGACAGTGAATGCATGTAATTTACCCAGGGTGAACTTTGTTCAGGCACCActgggagaaaaaaacatacacaattgAAATTGTTTTGGGGAAGAATGGGTATGTTGAGACAATGGGTGTTAGGCAATATTTTTACCACAAGGTTTCAAGGGAGGAGGGTCGAATCACTGACTTTGTTTCCTCAAATGTCACCGATCTCTGATTTATTGAATAATCCAACATTGTAACTAATAAACTGACCAGTCCCCTGAGACATTACTACCACTCTATGCTCTCCAGAGCTCTGTATTAAGGTCTCCATGCCCCTATGTAGACCACATTGGACATGCAGAGACAGATATCTGCTGTACACTGCATAGACAGCAAATCAACTCCAGGGGGATGTGTCCCTGGAGCTGAGAGGCAGCATGATAAGTTGTTCCTGCAGCCAGCCGGCTGCACAATGCAAGATGTTTTCTACTGGAAATTTCATCTTATCATGGAATAAGGGAGTAGTACATACTGTTTGCAAATAGAAAGCTGTGTGGAAGCCATTGCCACATGAGCTTCGCCAGCATTGACCACTGGCAATCTGAGGTACTGGGCTATTAGAACCCCAATAGGGAACACTGGATTAAACAAGGTCAAAGCTTAAATGCTTAAGCCTGGGCACCACTACAGAGTTCTGCAAAATGAAAATCATACAGGAAGCTGCAGTGTGAAAAACTGGTAACCTCATTGCTACATCCTTCTGCCTGTCAGAGCACTAgtaaggagaaagaaaaggtacATTTTTAGCTAAAGTGCTACAGTAAAAGTGATTATTTCTATTATAATTACTAATTAAAATACTAAAGAGGGACTAGAAGTCTACAATGTTCTTTCTTCTAATATCTACTTGTTCAGTCCTTCGCGAAGCTGTATTAGAAAAAGGCATGAAGTTGTAAAGCAAATACTGAAGCTCACACTACTGTTGCAATGTAGCATCATCACTACAACTGAGGCCTTCTGTGGGTGGCTCTGTGGAATAAGGTCtgaattacagtatgtgctcTGGGCATATCGTATATGTTATTATGCAACcaattatcttatcttatcagCTCTTGCCCTTATCTTTGCTCTGAATCACCACCACACATTGCCCAATCACTGAACAAAAATGttcctttcctttttattttttttttcaataactGTGCAGGTAAGATAAAATTCCAAACCagcttgtaaaaacattttaccacATCTTCAGCTCTGCTACTGTCTAGTTTCATTTTGAACTACTAAGTACTTTTTCTCCTCAGTGCTTGAGCCCTCTGCTTGACCTAGTCTAAGGTTCTTTTCCAAAATTTAGCTGCCTACATAAGTGTACACCATGATCTCACATTTGTTTCTGGTTTGCAGCTCTGAAGTGATCTCATGATAAGACTGCAGGTCTGTACTGCAGGTCATTATTATGTACATATTATGTTGATGTTATCTTGATATGttagcatatactgtatgtaagacgaaatgtactgtaatgtaacTACTCAGGAAATATAGCATAACTTTTGTCAGCATTTTTTAAGTGAGAGCCCTGCAGAAGAGAGTagatattaaaatatgtttagtaaaaaaatataatatgttGTTCCAGTGTTTGACCACCAGTTTATTCTCAGGTCAGAGCACTCTGTTAACACATAGAGGTGAAAAGTTAAGGTAGTTGGTTTATGCAACATATAACTATGGAAACTAGcttgtaaaagaaaatgttttctgactAGGAAGCTTGAAAAGAGCAGAATATGATTAAGGTTTGAGGATATGATATCAATACAGTTCCAGATGATGTATTTTAAAGCATGTAGAACTGTATGACAAGTGAATGCATTCCCTAAAACTGACAAATCTCCCCTGGGGTGGGACGATCCTTCACTTGTCTTAGCTATTTCTCCTATGTCTCTGGCAAAAACATGTATGTTACAAGATTGTCTGcatgtaaaacaaacatttcacaacaaTTTACACACTGATTAAGACCTTGATTTTCTGGAAAAGGTTAGAATATGAGGCAGAAATGTTGCTAAACTGCAAATGAGAGTCAGTCGCTGTTAAACTCCACTTATTTGTGGATTCTTGAGTAGTTTTTCCCCCAGAAAAACACAGGTCAGTCACTAAGCATGAGTCATGTGTTGAATCATTTACTCTGCTTTCATCTTTCTCCTGGACCTTCGGCAGCAGAGAAACCTACAGACTATGACTGAAGCCCATACAAAGCCTGCAATGAGGGCCATAATTAAAACAGCCACATCCAGGCAGAAGTAGGAGTACCAAGGCAGACTAAAACCTGTTGACTGCAGATGGGCTGCACCTTTGTTCCTGATGACATACTCAATCCAAAAGATGGCAGTGTCCATAGGAGACATTGGCTGATCGTGGTGTAGCTGTGAGAGACGCTGTATATTGTTACGGTATGAGGGAGTCTCCAGGATGTCCTTTAGAGCCTCCAGGAAGTCTTCTTTGGTGAGTGATTTGGCCTCCACCACCCGAGCTGCTCTGCGCACCTTCAGACGTTGTAGGTTGTCAAACTGGTCAAAGAGGAGGGGCAGGCCCAGAACGGGAACGCCATGGTAAATGGCCTCATACATACCATTGGTGCCTCCATGGGCTACAAAAGCACGAGTCTTGGGGTGTCCCAAGAGGTCATTTTGAGGCAACCAGTCCACCAGCAGGGTGTTGTTCCCCAGGGATGAAGGCTTTTCACCCACTAACCTCCATACCACCTTCTGAGGGAGCTGTGCAAAAGCAGCAGCGATGGCCTCTGTGACCTCACGTGGCAGGGCTGACACCAGCGTCCCCAAAGACATGACCACCACTCCATGCTCCCCAGAGGTCTGCATGAAGGCCTCCAGCTCAACAGGGAGGGGACGGGCCTTTTTGCACTGGAACCCCCCTATGTAGACCACGTTGGGCATGGTGGGCCGAGGGAACTCAAAGACAAAATCCGTCCTCACCAGCCAGATATCAGCTTCATGCTCCAAAGACAGCAAGTCAGTTCCAGGAGGAAAGTGCCGCTGGAGCAGATCGGAGTAGGCAGGGTTAATGATAAAGTGCTGTTCAACAATACTATAGAGATAATGCAACATATTCTTGGTCCTTTCCAGAAAATCCATCTGATCATTCAGTTCACTTCCTGACACAGGGACATAGGAGGCAGGAGAGGGAGCTATGGTAAAATGTACCTCCCCATTATTAATCCAGCGCACATTGAAAACCATCGGTAGCTTGAGGTAACTACCCAGAAGAATCCCTATAGTCAGTGCAGGGTCCGTTAACATTAAGTCAAACTTGCCATCTTGCAGCTTCTTCATAAAAACAGGGTCATCTAACATTGCAGCAGCTGCTCTAGCAAGGATCTCATGGCCCTTTGCCAACATGGATGTGATCAAGTGCTGATGGCAGAAGGTGCTTATAAATGTTGGCAACCTGCGGCATTCCATAACATCGAGTAGCATTTTATTGTAGTAGCTTTTGTCCGACTCATCCTCCAGCATGTGCACATTAATTGAAGTATAAATCGAAGAGTTACTAGGGATGTACCAGCTCTTGGAAGAGTGTAGCACAGTGATGTTGTGGCCTCTGGAGTGCAACTCTTTGAGGATCACCTCCATGTTGATCCAGTGGCTACCATCAACTGGCACTACCAGAATCCTGCTGCCACTACAACAAGTAAGCAACAGGAAGCAAAGTCCTGTCAGGAATACAGGGATCATGCTGGACATTTCCTGGGAGAAACAACAGATAGAAATGATtaggctacagggagaaaggacgactgtatgatcatgtcagtattttcagatttttatattaacataagtaccgtagctgttgagcaACCTCAGCAATGTGTCTCATAATAACGATAATTTCAGACTGCTAAATGAGAtaacaccctcaataacagtcacgcTTTgagtctaaacactataatcaGCAGATTTACaatagttctgaactttaatttgccttcgacatgacacatttataaaaacaatgaaactttatttatagagcacttatcaaaacaaagtacaaagtgcttcacaacaagagaaataaaataccacagtgaatgacgaaatataaagaaataaaatacataaaatacacaaaagcaataaaataaacagccagttcaggtaaaatcaggatatgatttcagataaaaatgtgttttgagaagagacttaaacaaagacactgactcagacaacctaagtTCTttaggcaagttgttccagagcctcggggccctgatagcaaaagctctgtcccccttagttttcatcctggactcaggaaaaGACAGGAGACCCCCGCCTGAAGagctcaaactacgtgaaggttcataagggattacaaggtctaaaatatactctggagccaggccatgaagacccttaaaagtaatcaacaatatcttaaaatcaatcctaaaacaaacagggagccaatgtaaagaggctaaaacaggtgttatgtggtcgtacttcttggtcctggttaacagcctagcagctgagttttgtacagtctgcagtcgtgtcaaagttttttgattaagacaagtgaacaggctgttacaataatcaaggcatgagaagataaaagcatgtacaacagtttctgcatcactaagatttaaaatagatcggatttttgcaatgttttacaaaacattgcaaaaatcacagggaggtacaactgtgtatcatccgcataacaatgaaaagaaataccatgtctgcggattacatcacccaaaggaagcatgtataaggagaacagtattggtcccagaattgaaccttgaggcacaccgtacttgatatgggaaaaggatgacatgaagttattaattctgacacagaatttcctattggacagataagatgagaaccagtctagtgcagtgccagatatgcccacccagtgcctcagtctatctaaaagaatgccatgatcacttgtgtcaaaggcagcacttaagtccaacagcacaagaattgaacacatgcctgcgtctgcattcattaaaaggtcattggtgactttgagaagggcgaCACCACATGTggagggctgtctcagtgctgcagcactgagacagccctccACATGTGGTGTCGCCATCAACACCACATGACGAAAGcgagattggaacttttcaaaggtattattgttttccacagcagcaagaagctgcttagatacaagttttttgagaatcttcgaaataaaaggcaatttggagattgggcgatgtGGGAGGACGAGCGTGGGATcaagggtgggatcaagcccaggtttttttaggactggctggacacaagctgttttaaagtaatcagggacagcgagctgttaaaaataatttgtaaaaggggcacaatacaatccattggtaacattggtaatatattgacCAGTCCAACACTGGCCCAgacggaccagtgactggtcaatcaacttgccctgcataaatTATGtcagaccctggcccacttctaaatcctcTGATACTCTTCTTCGTTAtaatgttacattgtttgaaGGAACAATAACGCAGGGATTGACGCTGTTAATttaacacattagttaaggttttaaggactatggctgtcagtagttgttgtttattttgtttaaatatacagaactgtaattttatggattattgttgttcggacgattaagctaagttagctaatacgtgctaacgtcagtgtcgtTTTtcccacactaactggcaactataccaagTGATACCAACATCGTTATACTTCTGGAcacttgttagaagcaggaaccaaacttcagacatctcacacagagataaacaaaacattcattttggacccgtcaacatttttaaaatgattaattgaaaatcataatttttttttaggaaaagtgatacttttactctgcacctttctaaaagctctgtggatgtggatttttaaatagttgtttacataaaaatgttatcaatataacctttaattaaaaaaacaaaaacaaactgtaactCTTGAGCGGTGATCGTACAAATACATCTTGGtctggttattattattatttgttacgGCCTGTGCCATAGCCTTAGAGTTTCTCTATTGTCTcagtctgtttctttctctgtgttgtgGGCTTGGAACTCCCTCTCTCCACGGGCTCCTGACTCATCACCCAACACACCTGCTCCAAGCCACACACCTGCAACTCATCCACTAATCAAGCGCAGCAGTATTTCAACCCTGGTCTTCCTTCCACTCATCGCCAGATAGTTGTTGTCAACCGATGTGGTAGTTCATGCCCTCAGTCCCTAGAATATCATTCTAGTTACTTTGCTTGCTTGTGTTTTGAATTGTACTAAACTTGCTCTTCTTGTGCTCAGAATCACTGCCTGCCTCGCCCAGCAACACTGCCTGCCTCGCCCAGCAacactgcctgcctgcctgcctgtctgcctcgcCCAGCAacactgcctgcctgcctgcctgcctgcctgcctcgcCCAGCaactctgcctgcctgtctgtctgcctcgcCCAGCAACTCTGCCTGCCAGCCTCACTTGGTCTCAGCTACACAGCACACGTACCGCCGGAATTGGACCCCAGCCATACCTCATCCACCCACGGTTCCCCTCTCACCCCTCGTTCTCTGTCCTCTGGCTCCCTTCCCTCAATCCCATCAGAACTCTGAACTGTACAATAAATCCCCCTTATCTCTAACTCACCTCTTTGTGTCTGAGTCTGCATTTGACTCTGCCTTTATGAACTGTAACATATTACTATTTTCCTGTGCATTATCCTGTGTAAAACACATCTTTTATAGTCCAGTGGCATTGCACAAAATATGTTTAGTTAAAACTAGGTTTAAAGTGCTATATTTgttagtttgtatttttgtcaaattattcACTTAAATGCCTCACCTTGTACTTGTATCAAAATCCAGAAGTTTGGCTTGATCTCCAGGTCCTGAGTGAGCCAGTATGTGATGTGTTTCCACACAGCttaacatttacacacacaggcccTATTCTaccagaccaaagtccagtatgTGGATTATAGGTAACTCACAAAGATCTGTGCGTTGTAATTAAGTGCAAACGTCAATGTTAAAAGCATGGAGTATGGTAGAGTGCATGTTAAATATGGATTTGTGATTTGAGTTAACCaacattttgcatttgtctTAATTGTGTCAAGTCATTTGATATCATTTTTGTCCCTTCACATGTTCACTTATTTAAGAGAAGTTATCAGATGAACTTAAGTCAGTGCTGAATGGTTGTTTCTTgctcaataaaaatatttttttgagtGTCTCAATGCAAAGTCACTCATCAGTTTATCTTCTGCTCAGCTCCAAATTGctaatcatttcatttctttggATGACAGTTTTCATTTCTTAGACATTCCTAAGTGCTCACAGGCAAGTTCAATGCACAGACTTTATGAAGTTATGAGGAAACTTCAGGGTGAACAGGGGAAAAATCCAAACTTGGACACAGTcagagagtcagacaggagTGGCAGGGAATGAGGGAAGGAGGAAGCAGCAAGGTCACACAGCGGAGGGAAAATAAAGTGAGCACTGGTGATTACAATAAGTGCACGAGTCACTGTTCAGCAGTCATATCAGTGAACCGCAgccttcccctcctctcctctgcctttgTGGAGTTATATAAACCTGAGCCAGGGTACAACAGCTCAAGGTAACAGCAGACCACGGAGATGAAGACATGCAGATTGTGGCACATGTGGCTCAAGAATTTACAAGTAACATAAATACATACGTTTACCAAAGTCTCATACCTGAAAGAATTCATTAagttataagtaaaagtacatgcAGTCGATTATTTTTCTCGTTCCCTTGCTTCACAGCTTAACAAGAGTCAACACAGTTAACCTGAGCAAAGTTTGGCTTTCTCTTTGTGCAAATCAGGGCTTGTATGTATCATTAGTTATGAGAATTACCCTCAAGAATCTTCGAAAGAGCAATCTTAGGAGTTCTTTACCAAAAGGAAGGAATAAGACACATTAACATGCACACGTGTAGCAGTAACCTTTAAGAGCAGCTTTTAAATGATCACATCATTAATCACATGTGTGCTTAGAGCaggaacagccaatcagagaagCGGGTTTTATCTACAGTACATATGTCCCCCAGTTcattctgtgaaaaaaaaatctaacaaattATTCATGCATTTTCTCAGTGATACAAAAGTCTATATGATTCAactttttaaagttaattttatgTGTGAAATCTTTTAATATCTCCAGTAGCATTTAACACATGCAATTCAAAAGTATTTGCAACCATATTAACAGGAATGGAATTATATGAAATTGGGTGAAATTATAAAGAAAGTCAGATTGGAGCAGGGAGTAAAGTTGGCTGctggtagagagagagaaaacatataATAAAGGTTTGTATCAGATTTAAGagtacagaaaaaaagattgtaaagaaaatcaagaccagctttatttgtgtttttgtactccagatgaatgcaaaaaaaaaagaaacgtgGTCTAACATCCTATCAAAAGTGCATTTGACAGCTTACAAGAAAGCAGCAGCTGCAACTGGTAAACTATCATATTATATT
This sequence is a window from Siniperca chuatsi isolate FFG_IHB_CAS linkage group LG22, ASM2008510v1, whole genome shotgun sequence. Protein-coding genes within it:
- the ugt5g1 gene encoding UDP glucuronosyltransferase 5 family, polypeptide G1; translated protein: MSSMIPVFLTGLCFLLLTCCSGSRILVVPVDGSHWINMEVILKELHSRGHNITVLHSSKSWYIPSNSSIYTSINVHMLEDESDKSYYNKMLLDVMECRRLPTFISTFCHQHLITSMLAKGHEILARAAAAMLDDPVFMKKLQDGKFDLMLTDPALTIGILLGSYLKLPMVFNVRWINNGEVHFTIAPSPASYVPVSGSELNDQMDFLERTKNMLHYLYSIVEQHFIINPAYSDLLQRHFPPGTDLLSLEHEADIWLVRTDFVFEFPRPTMPNVVYIGGFQCKKARPLPVELEAFMQTSGEHGVVVMSLGTLVSALPREVTEAIAAAFAQLPQKVVWRLVGEKPSSLGNNTLLVDWLPQNDLLGHPKTRAFVAHGGTNGMYEAIYHGVPVLGLPLLFDQFDNLQRLKVRRAARVVEAKSLTKEDFLEALKDILETPSYRNNIQRLSQLHHDQPMSPMDTAIFWIEYVIRNKGAAHLQSTGFSLPWYSYFCLDVAVLIMALIAGFVWASVIVCRFLCCRRSRRKMKAE